From the genome of Oryza glaberrima chromosome 1, OglaRS2, whole genome shotgun sequence:
GAGGAGCAAAAAGACATGGCGtgcctgtaattttttttccagttcAGTTATATTAGTTGTTAGTTCAGAAATAAATGGAAAAGGATCCAGTAAAAAGAACACCCTGTGCATAGTATTATTAGTACAGTTTGACATGCCATAAACTTCTGAAATAGTTTCATAGCAACCATCAATAATTCTAACCATATTTGTATTGTGAACTCAATAAACACAACATTCTGGAAGTATCAATGTTTATAGTGCCATATCATGTCTGTTGGAATTTACCAAACtagataaaaatattattattacagGAAGAATGCACCAATCTAGTGATCTTCAGTAGCCTGTAGATTCAATAGATCACATAAACACAATAGAATTTGGCAATAATATTTGTAATGAAAATATCTTTGTCATGTTGCAAGTCATAGCTAGGTTCAGGCCATAAAAATCCtaagaaaattataaatatcAATTATGGAGCAAAATGATACTCTGGCAGCATGGATTTAACATATAGGGTTCCAACAAATTGCTGATGGAATCCTGTGTCTACTTTTGGGTCCTGATCAGGCCCATACTGCAGTACCTGGGGTAGATGCAAAGTGCTAAACTGATGGCCACCAACATTTGTTAGGAGCCCTTAAATTTTGGTTTTATCTTCAATTACAGTGGTCTAACGTTTCAGGAAAATTTACAGCAACTGTAATTTAAATTTCTGTCCTAAAAAACCAAAACTTCTCTCAGACGAAAAGTTACAATTAAACATTTTTATTACCTTTATGGGAATTTCCctacttttttatatttttattgaaatGTATAAGACACATTActattgtttttttccccttataTTTGTGTATTTGAGTGTTGTTCTTGCTCTTACCTGTCTATCCCTCCAAATCAGGATAGGTTAATCTTCTTATGAAAAGGATAATACCAAAAAGGGAACCAATAAGTTAGCAGTTAACACCTAATTCTAATCTATTGTTTTATTCTGATAACTGGCTATTCCAAAATACAATGCCTGACTTAAATTTAGCACAGGACTCTCAAATTCTCAGGTACTGCCCTGGCTCCTATGCTGTCATTTTGAaacaaacacaaatatgtaATTGAAGCTTACCCCATCCATGGAGTCCCAGGCTGGACTAAACATCGTGTACGGATATCTCAAAATGACTGGCTGAACTGGAACTCTTGCAAGAAAGGCTCCTGTCCTAAATGGCAGAAGGTAATCCCCATTCGTAGTAGTACCCTCTGCAAGGTTGAAAATCAAGAAAATGagcaaaggattttttttttttttgaaaatatgtaGACCGAAGTAGGAAAAGGATAAGGTGACATAAGAAGACAAAAATTCATGCtgcataaaattaaaataacattgCTTAAGGCTGGAGCACAAAATGAAGGTTGACCAGTAGTTTTAATAAGTAATCAAAAGTGTTTGTGTACAGGGAATGGAAAATGGTATTACATTTCAGCATAATAGGTAGCTCAAAATAGCTCATTTTCTCCTAGCCCAGTGTGCCGcattttttattataacatTGAACGAACACTCGCACACAAacaaccaagcacaccacacttAAGTGTGCGGCCTTCACACATGCTCAGTATATAGAGGCCAAAGATAAATTTGTGAAATTCACAAAATTTCTACTAAAATGCAGTTATGTTGCAAAAATCAAGCATCAGAATTCGAAAAACCTAGTGAATGAACTCGTGTATTTACAACTTAGCCATCACACTAAGGTGCTCCCTCCTAGCCCACCATAGTGTGATCATCTTAAATAACTATTTTGATTGccacaggattttttttttttttgtagtagtagtagtagtaaaagaTGACTCATTCAATGGATGGGAGACAGTGCCttataataaatataacttTTCTTACAATGATAAGAAACATCAATAATTGCTGCAAAAGAAGAACTAAGTTCCACCAGCCATCACAAAGTTCAAAAGAAACCGCAAAGGATTATGATTGTACACAAACCAGGAAATAGCAACATCATTGAGGAATTCTTATCTTGATAAGCCTCTTGGACCCTTTCAGTTACAGCACCTACATATGGCATAGACACTTAGGAAAACAGCAGAGAAAACTATATAAAGAGTTATAAAATTGCAAATTACATTGGTGTGAAGAAACCAGCAAAGATAGGCATGCATATGacagaaaattaaaaacatGCGTATGAAACAGATGAAAGTGTTCATCAGGTAATGTGGTGAAAGTCTGCAATATTTGAACAGTAGTATTAAATAATCATTCAGcataaatataaatttgaataaTACTGAAAACGATTTATTTGACAAGAATTGCAAGAATGTGATCAGTATAACGACTTCAAGTACTGCATATTATTGTATACCTGAGACACCTTTAGAATCTGAAGCTTTGGACTCTCGTTGAACGAAAATGCATCCGAGACATTTGCTGCATTATAAAGCAAAAAAGATTGAGCAAGATATATTTTATGCAAGATAAACATTTATGGAAAAAGGCTGAGCACGTATGATGGAAAATGTTGAGAAACACTCAACATGTTTAATATGAATGGAAAGCTGAACACACTAGTTGATCTGAATGTGGCATGCCTAGAAAATATTAATGAGCAAGGGAAGGTACCTTATGAGACCAACTAGGGGCAACCTGGACACTGACTCCTACAGTAAGAGTATAAAGTTAAAAATGGCCAGGGAAATAAATCATCTTATGGACAGTAGCAAATAGAAGTATATTTTGGTACCTTCGCAACAAAGCTTGGAAAAGAAACTGACATGTGATAAAGAATATCTACATAAGACACGTGATTAGACACAATTGCCCCTGGTAATTCCAATTCTTCAGATTGACCTTGATGTACATCCTGAGCACAATATTATAACAGCATGATGGGGCACCAGACAACAAAATTGTACAAGTTTAGTCACATGGACATAGAAAAGTGGCATACAGTACTTCTACAAAGCAATACAAACAAGTTTAAAGAAAACAATTCCTTCTCAAATTTTGTCCAGCGAGACTTACAAACCATGCAAGAGAAGCTTCATTCTGCATTCTGTACCCTCGACAAAAAAGCAAAATCAAACTACACTGTAGCTATTAATGTTAGGTTCTGGATTGAAAACTTGCCTGTCTGATTGTGTATTGTTCTCTTGGCAATAAAGCTTTCTTCCATAGTTTTGTAGCAGCTCAGGAAGCAAgtaaaacataattttaaattaccTCTGTAACATGGATCAATCTACACAATGAACACTCTACAAAGCCaatcatctttttttaaaaaaaatcaaattaatgaaTTCCCACTTCATGTCTTTATGCCAATCATGGCACTTCCCTAGTTTCTCTCAAATGATTTAAAGATCACGTTTAAGCATTTGAGCAATTTGAAGTTATAAAGATCTCATGTATTACTGCAACGGTAAATAACATTCATGCCATTAATGAATACGTATCAAATGGAATTGCTAATAAAACTTTCTTCTTGCTGTTTTGCAATCTACTAGTGATAGCAACTATCAGTCGACATAGTCCACAATTCTACATGCTCCGACAGAGAAGAAATCCAAATTCCGAGATAAGCCACAAACTACTCATGGCCCCATGATTGATCTGGTATAGCCACAAACTACTCAGAGATGCTGAGTCGTAGCTTCATAACGCAGTAACCATCTAACGCAATGTCATTGATTTATTATGCCTACTAACagcagcaaaaaaaattaaaaaaaaaaaaaaagctgtgcTCCCAGACTCCCGCATCCACATCGGcatcacaaaatcatcagtGGGTTTTTCCAAAATCATCATTGACCACCAAACAGTACGCCGTATACATGTGACATCACCACAGTACATATCGGAGCAAACGAATCAGATCGGCCACACAAATCACATGCTGAGAAACAGAGAAAGTGGGGAAGGTCTCGATACTGACCTCAGCATTGGGGTAGCTCCGGTGGGTCTCGCGGATCCAGTAGAACCCGAAGACGAAGAGCATTGCCCGCGAGAGCCCCTGCCCCGCCCGCACCACGGCCACCCTCCTCCACCCGCGCAGCCGCGGCCgcccctcctccgccacctcgtcCACGAACAGCGTGCACACGCGGCACACGAGGTAGTAGGCGACGAGCAGGAGCATCCCGGCGACGAAGCGGAGCGGGACGAGGAGGGCCGCCCTGAGGTACAGCTCCACCCGCCGCGCGGCCCGGAGCGGCCCGCGGCCCATCGTCCCGTACGCGTCCCGCCGCGCGTAGGGCGCGTACGTCGCGtccagctcctcctccgcctccgcggggAGCAGCGGCCGCACggcctcgtcctcgccgccgccgccgccgctcgacggcgcggcggcgtcgagagccatttgggggggggggatgggaTTCGCGGGCGGCAGAAGAGCAGAGCCGACTAAGATCGCGGTGCCTGAGTTTGGTCGGcgctgggagagagagagagagagagagagaaggggacgTGGCGAGGGAAGGGTGGCCGTTGGATCTGGATCTGACGGTGGCGGATGGCTCGTTCTCGAGCGAGGTGGGTGTTGGGTCGTCACGTCTCGATTAAGATCGGATCGtaatgtcattttatttctttctttttttgagggGATTAGATTAGCTTGATTTGGTTTAAGGCTCTGTGGGGATAAAGATTATGGTCGTTATGGTGGTTATTACGTGCAAGAATCCGGGACCACCTGTAAGAGTGTCCACTACGGAAAGAAAGCGTAGTCCCACGCTACGCGTGCAGTCGCGCGTCAGCGGagtctggttttttttttttcaggttggCATCCCATCGGTTAACCAACGGATTGGAATCCCACGTTTATTTGCATGTTCCGAAATACCGATAGGGACAATATTCTGACAAAGAGAGGTGTAGAGATTACTCCAGCATTAACTCGATCACTACGTGTAACACACGTCGTTGATGAAAGAGAGATAATGTCCCACCAATACAAAGTTTAGTTTATTTGTAGATGATTCATCAGACGGCTTAGTTACTCTAagtcttctcttttttttcctcgcgCGTACgtttttttaactaatgaacagtgtgttttaaaaaaaaaaactatataaaagCTCCTTTAAACAATCAAACTAActtatttttcgttttttattaATAATCACGCACTAATGAATAACACCGTTTTTCGTGTAGGGATTTGGAGACGCTGAAATGAAA
Proteins encoded in this window:
- the LOC127759897 gene encoding lysophospholipid acyltransferase LPEAT1-like, which translates into the protein MALDAAAPSSGGGGGEDEAVRPLLPAEAEEELDATYAPYARRDAYGTMGRGPLRAARRVELYLRAALLVPLRFVAGMLLLVAYYLVCRVCTLFVDEVAEEGRPRLRGWRRVAVVRAGQGLSRAMLFVFGFYWIRETHRSYPNAEDVHQGQSEELELPGAIVSNHVSYVDILYHMSVSFPSFVAKESVSRLPLVGLISKCLGCIFVQRESKASDSKGVSGAVTERVQEAYQDKNSSMMLLFPEGTTTNGDYLLPFRTGAFLARVPVQPVILRYPYTMFSPAWDSMDGARHVFLLLCQFVNYIEVVRLPVYCPSEQEKEDPKLYANNVRKLISTEGNLILSNLGLAEKRVYHAALNGNSRAIHQKDD